ttcgagctgtcccagaccttcctcttcgaaagcctggacttcattGCCGACCAGCTCAGCATGCTTcgcctccgtgaggaggcacttatccctccgacgggcgccgggACACCCGGTGACCTCAACGACGAGACACCTACGCTTCGCTttgagcccacgctgggctcaaaccccactgtgagtaacgtacatattgttctttactcactatttaatatCTTCTGccgactctccggagggaccccgtaGTCCCCACCATAACCGCCATGCAACCGGTTCCCCGACGGCCTCGTGTCCCCTGCGGACGCGTACGCACGGGGGCTCCAAAAAATGCtaacgccgccccctctcacatccgaattcgtggggatggcgggctacactcccgcctctttccacgacctcgtggatgacgaggttgaaagcgacggctctagcatcggcgacgttgcgacacctagccaccctctgtcccgggagtgcgctatggcagacgcttcgggacagccgccggtggtagTAGAGTCCCTACAGATTCACACCCCTTCGGACCCTCGTGCAGATGCCCTCGCACGTGcacaggagcacggcgaggagttacgacaaaggcggcagagccagcCACCACCTACGTCGGCGCGCTCAGCGCAGCACGATGCGCCACACGCGCGTAACCCGGCGAGCAGCGCCCGAGGTCGCGCCCGCCatgtccagcgcaacatcattgaccgggggaatgatccccaacagtttgcttgggctggccagaacatcgccgctgcggcgatgcttctgcgcggccttctaAAGCCTGTCAACCCCCAGGGGCAGGCGatctaccggaacctccgggcgctggtggaaaccgccgccgttcaacaggcggcgAGCTCCGCGTCGCgacaccgactcgtggcctctctccccaccgggggaatGGGGGAGCACTAATCGAATCGCTctatccgctcaccactacagtcgcCGCCCACGGAACAGGAGGCCGCAGCTGCACCACGGCCTGAcctggcgcccgctccacaccgaccacctatgcgcgAACGGCTCGAGCCGAACCGAGACGTTCGCAACGTCATCAACAATCGGCGTCAAGCCCGgcgtgatgatgacgtccatcatggggcggtgagagcaggcgacACGGGCCTCGGCCGGACCATCGATGGGAGCGGGGAAACGCACCCCAGGTATGGTTGCCGATcggacgaccggagtcccagcccggacggcccaggaccacgggcctttggccatcgcatccagaaagcgtcgttcccacagtgcttccgaccgcctaccaacatcgctaAATACACCGGGAAAacgaatcccggtatatggctcgaagacttccggctcgcctaccgagccggaggagtggatgatgaccatttcatcattcaaccggtctagcttccgttggctaataaacttatccaaaaaaaacatattattttctatgtATCCAATCAAATTTGAACAAATTTGATTCATCAGCCAGCAAGATGTGCTATTATTTTTAGACGATGGGAGCCGATGCCAATCTGTCAACACGCGATCACCAAACTAACCTCAAATTAAGCAATCAACATGGACCCATTCCTTCATCCCCAGAGATTTTAATCACAAAATGTCTTCTCTATCGCGCACAGTTTCGGATACGTAAGATAAATGCAGAAACAGGGATTTAAAAAATCGGTCTCATCTCCTTTAAAATGGTGGGTCTCCAGGAACTAAATAAAGAAGACAAGCAGAGACGACGATGCTCACGCTCATCTACTACCTCGTACACCTCTGCATTACGCACAGAGCCACAAAGTAACTTTCTCGAACATGTCTACCAGCACAGCAgggcattttttttttttgaggtgcACGTACCCTTGACTTGCCACCACGTCACCTATCTCGTTCTCGTTCGACGAGGCGATAAACTCAGCGCAGGCATGGCCGAGAGCCTCACCGCGATGCCGATCGGCTAAAGCTGCCATGTCAGCCACATCATCGACGCAAATGCTCTCGCAGAGACTGGCCTCGCAcatcagcttcagcctctccatgGCGTACCTATCCGCAGCCACAAGCAGGTGCCTGAGCATCTCCTTCCTCTCACCGGCGTCGAGCTCGTCCATTGCGGGCATCGTGTCCGTGTAGACGAAGTGAAGGAGCGCTCGAAAGACGTCCGGGTGCATGTCCTCGATGGTCACACACTGACTTGTGCTCTCAGCCGCCACAGCCACCGGCCCAAAGAACTCGGCGCTGAACACCGGCGGCCGCATCGCGAGTATGATCTTGTGGGCAGGGAAGACCTCGTCTCGGACCTTGAAGGTCACATCGGCGCCTTGTTTCTCCTGCAGCAGCCTCCGTAGGTTGTCCAACAGGTCCGAGGGAGGCACTCGAACGACGACCTCGAAGCCGGGGCTAATGGCTGCGGCGGTCTTCTTCACTCATGGTTTGCCCAACGGAACACATTATTACAGAAGATTTTTTTGAGACGGCTCCTGACTCTTTATAGGAGCGGTGTGGCCAGCCGTctctaccgaaccgtctctataaatcatatATTTGTATGAGCGGTTTCtaggccgcccctataaattgatttgtaggggcggctgttgttgccagccgcccctacaaatacatgtttataggggcggttcaatttagaatcgcccctacagtacgttttttcgtaaaaaaaaatttaaatttacaattcaaaatcatgttgccgaacgtcccgcgatcaacgttctgaaccgcgttcgcgttgccgaacgccccgcgaccgcgactacaagcacaagagtattatataaactacaattacaagtccaattcacaagaatatatacaatccatcattaaatatataaattccatacacattgttatcaacgtcctagagctaacctttcagtctcacgaaggtgttggtaccaaggatttgtacctaactcagactctcagtcatggtaggcgcctttgacgtgtacaatctggtccaatatgaagttgcaaaggtcgtcgacgagctctaagagttggtcatccttgtatgggtctcttttcattcatttctcttctctccactacaagagaacaagttttgatttagtattttataccatgtacgaagttttcatagtacgggtgaagaggttcaaacttactcttaaggggtgtctcctgtaggcaccggtgttactcatcatagaacatatatagtctCCACATTGTACACTCTCatgcttctgcttggggcactgtgtgttttgcatataaaaatgttaagtaatacTTTTAAcaaccatgtaatggagtactgaaaaagtaagttacacttaccgcacatagtatttttatagccaaCTTTTCCTTTCTTGCTGGATCATGTCTTCCGTGATTATTaatgacatagaacctaaatgccctgttcgaattattttagcaaatacaacttgttagaatccaaaagtgaacgttacaagtatgtatataaacatataagctaatgaggattgtccatatgtatacgtcttgagaatcgatatgaagtctttgtacgtcatcgggtccctatctattgaatcaaagacctatgccatgctcctcccgacatcgacggctatataaatccagtggttgctgcatagatttaatcatagaactagacaagctcatttgcatcgaataaaatatatcgaacaaagctttaagtatagagttaaacttactcgaagttgtatgatagccatatagtagagtgttgttggagatttttgaaagccagggcaatgtatgtcgCAACCTTAAGTGACTCtttccttagtttcgccgtacagatgcgctctttcttctgaagagtctttgcagcagctggCTCTTTGACATCCGATGtctactgtttagggtaattaaaatttgtttgggcaaTAGCTTGAGGGCCTAGATACCCATCTTTCacattatgcacgtatcgacttagaaccgacatgaaccgctcgtatgaccatatttcatgcaagtagcaagagcccagcgcctgtatctgatgaaccatgtgaatcataagATGTggtattatatcaaaaaaagtaggaggtaaacacatatccagttggttttgtgtctccaccataaattcatgtaggtcactcagctcttgcttgccaatcatcttctgtgggatcttcgaaaagaagtagcacatacgGGTGATgtccattttcaagaactctggctttatagccctgattgcaatgggtagaaacactgtcagcatcacatggcaatcgtaagccttgcagtgtgttattgataagtccttcatcgatactagcttcttcacatttgctgaaaactcagtcgggactttgattCCCCTCAGGAAAgtacatatagctctcttctcgtctagtgTTAGGTTAAAGCATGCCGTGGACAGAGTGTATTtttcattagcctcaggtaccgggtgaagctgtggcatcacgtttagctgcaccatgtcttttcgtgctttcGGACTATCCTTTGACTTGCTTGTGTTCATCAAAGTAGTAATGAGACTCTCAGAGACATTCTTCtgtacgtgcatagcatcaatggcatgggggacctccaagccCGGCTAATAaagcagatactgaaagaagatcgattatttcttgaaaggttgaaaggtcctaatggctagagggggtgaatagcctaataaaaatttataCAACACTACTtaacaaatggttagacaattatgaggcgaagtaagtgttgtactagcctactcaaaatgcaagccacctaccacaattctagtttagataatatctattcacacaatagctatgacactacctatgttagtgtgctctcaaaggctaactaaagagtcacaccaaccaaccaagcaagctcttacaacaagctacactaaagagcttgacaactagtttgcggtaatgtaaagagagtgatcaagaaggttataccatcgtgtagatgaaggaaccaatcaatcacaaggatgaataacaatgaagaccaatcacctcaaaatcaatgatgaacacaatgatttttttaccgaggttcacttgcttgccgacaagctagtcctcgttgtggcgattcactcacttagaggttcacgcgctaattgacatcacatgccaaaccctcaatagggtgccacacaaccaacacaagatgaagatcacacaagccacgagcaatccactagagtaccttttggcgctccaccgaaaaaaggtcaagaacccctcacaatcaccacgatcagagccggagacaatcatcaccctccgctcgacgatcctcgctgctccaagccatctaggtggcagcaaccaccaagagtaacaagtgaatccctcagtgaaacacgaacaccaagtgtatctagatgcaatca
The nucleotide sequence above comes from Miscanthus floridulus cultivar M001 chromosome 18, ASM1932011v1, whole genome shotgun sequence. Encoded proteins:
- the LOC136523502 gene encoding uncharacterized protein, which produces MVQLNVMPQLHPVPEANEKYTLSTACFNLTLDEKRAILFLPIAIRAIKPEFLKMDITRMCYFFSKIPQKMIGKQELSDLHEFMIQALGSCYLHEIWSYERFMSVLSRYVHNVKDGAFRFYVINNHGRHDPARKEKLAIKILCACPKQKHESVQCGDYICSMMSNTGAYRRHPLRKTAAAISPGFEVVVRVPPSDLLDNLRRLLQEKQGADVTFKVRDEVFPAHKIILAMRPPVFSAEFFGPVAVAAESTSQCVTIEDMHPDVFRALLHFVYTDTMPAMDELDAGERKEMLRHLLVAADRYAMERLKLMCEASLCESICVDDVADMAALADRHRGEALGHACAEFIASSNENEIGDVVASQGYVHLKKKKCPAVLVDMFEKVTLWLCA